One genomic segment of Mycolicibacterium gilvum includes these proteins:
- a CDS encoding SHOCT domain-containing protein has translation MMYWYDDNMGWWGYTVMGIGMVLFWALLIVGIFALIKSSTGAGTSRVPSPPSPAQVLADRFARGDIDEAEYRNRLAVLRDHRDR, from the coding sequence TTGATGTACTGGTACGACGACAACATGGGTTGGTGGGGCTATACCGTGATGGGGATCGGGATGGTGCTGTTTTGGGCGTTGCTGATCGTGGGCATTTTTGCGCTCATCAAATCCAGCACCGGTGCCGGCACCTCACGGGTCCCTTCACCGCCCTCGCCCGCGCAGGTGCTGGCCGACCGCTTCGCACGCGGCGACATCGACGAAGCCGAGTACCGCAATCGGTTGGCCGTATTACGGGA
- a CDS encoding heavy-metal-associated domain-containing protein has translation MAVTMFKVQGMTCGHCVSTVKAAVSSVPGAQDVEVDLAMGTVTVSGTASEQAVAQAISTAGYDVVVPNSELVGATSLPLAGGGCGCGCG, from the coding sequence ATGGCTGTCACCATGTTCAAGGTCCAGGGCATGACGTGCGGGCACTGCGTGTCAACGGTGAAGGCTGCGGTGAGTTCGGTGCCCGGAGCGCAGGACGTGGAGGTCGACCTGGCGATGGGCACCGTGACCGTCAGCGGCACGGCATCGGAACAGGCTGTGGCCCAAGCAATCTCAACAGCCGGCTATGACGTGGTCGTGCCGAATTCGGAGCTGGTTGGCGCGACGTCGCTGCCGCTGGCTGGCGGTGGTTGCGGCTGCGGCTGCGGTTAA
- a CDS encoding DUF305 domain-containing protein: MKMSNRLAAGVAVTAALLALTACSNSTSNEGGQSNTATSTSASPSAAEPHNQVDVMFAQHMIPHHQQAIEMSDIIIAKAGIDGRVVDMANQIKAAQGPEIEEMRSWLSEWGQPEAMPMMPGMETPRQSATPSRTSDPHHTGTSTPPETTSAMPGSSAMPGMPNSMMPSGTMMPGMPGMDGMMGMMSPQDMAALQNAQGVEAAKLFLTQMIQHHQGAITMAQHVIEGGQYPPMKELGRSIVTSQQQEIATMQTILGSL, translated from the coding sequence ATGAAGATGAGCAATAGGCTGGCCGCAGGGGTGGCGGTGACCGCGGCGCTGCTCGCGCTGACCGCGTGTAGCAACTCGACGAGTAATGAAGGCGGCCAATCGAACACCGCCACGTCGACCTCCGCATCCCCGTCAGCGGCTGAGCCGCACAACCAGGTCGACGTCATGTTCGCGCAACACATGATTCCGCACCACCAGCAAGCCATCGAAATGAGCGACATCATCATCGCCAAGGCGGGGATCGACGGCCGTGTCGTGGATATGGCGAACCAGATTAAGGCGGCGCAGGGCCCCGAGATCGAAGAAATGCGATCGTGGCTAAGCGAGTGGGGTCAGCCGGAAGCAATGCCGATGATGCCCGGCATGGAAACGCCCAGACAGAGCGCAACCCCGAGTCGAACGTCGGACCCACATCACACCGGCACGTCGACGCCCCCCGAGACGACAAGCGCAATGCCAGGTTCGAGTGCCATGCCAGGCATGCCCAACAGCATGATGCCGAGCGGAACCATGATGCCGGGGATGCCCGGCATGGACGGAATGATGGGAATGATGTCGCCGCAAGACATGGCAGCGCTTCAAAACGCTCAGGGAGTCGAAGCCGCCAAGCTGTTCCTGACACAGATGATCCAACATCACCAAGGCGCTATCACGATGGCGCAGCACGTGATAGAGGGCGGCCAGTATCCGCCGATGAAGGAACTCGGTCGCTCCATCGTGACGTCCCAACAGCAAGAGATCGCCACCATGCAGACCATTCTGGGCTCGTTGTAG
- a CDS encoding alpha/beta hydrolase produces MFALFFFAWSLSPSLLPRDWLFQGIISGVTSVSGYGAGLLLAFPLRRWVEPLVFWCTQQRRFQVVADTIGIVLALSTVVATLLVAGNWQRDIDTLMGMPPMVTVAYLRTGVVSVAIFVTVPGLSRGLRRAARWIARLLSERLRVPPAVAHASAPVVVAVAVAAVVNEVILTGSSEAARRVFGAQNNGTQPGVVQPFEAERSGSPESASRWETLGLQGRSFVAGGVGPAELAKINGGRAQVPVRVYAGLESAPDTAARVRLILDELDRTRAWDRRILVVAGATGTGWINPVAAESIELMYNGDSAIAAMQYSFLPSWISFLVDRSAATAVGDALITAIHQRWSEMPEDRRPRLVVYGESLGSQSAEAAYGDLSDLRRSVDGALFVGPPNSNRLWRDVEDRRDPGTTEVLPTYAGGLVVRFASNRNNLAVLGTNSPHAITEPWLQPRVLYLQHASDPIVWWSPELLWSRPDWLAEAPGDDRIGAMRWYPIVTFWQVTADLTRAQSQPPGYGHNYDDLIPYALAAVAAPPGWTAADTQRVSQTLEADAPNRSR; encoded by the coding sequence GTGTTCGCATTATTTTTCTTCGCGTGGAGTCTGAGTCCGTCGCTGCTGCCGAGGGATTGGTTGTTCCAGGGCATTATCAGCGGCGTCACGAGCGTGAGCGGCTACGGTGCCGGCCTGCTGCTCGCCTTCCCGCTACGCCGGTGGGTTGAGCCACTGGTGTTCTGGTGCACGCAACAACGCAGGTTCCAGGTTGTGGCTGACACCATCGGCATCGTGCTGGCGTTGTCGACGGTGGTCGCCACATTGCTCGTCGCCGGGAACTGGCAGCGAGATATCGACACACTCATGGGGATGCCGCCGATGGTCACCGTGGCGTATCTGCGCACCGGAGTTGTCAGCGTCGCGATCTTCGTCACCGTACCTGGGCTCTCCCGCGGGCTGCGGCGGGCGGCGCGTTGGATTGCGCGGCTGCTCAGCGAACGGCTCCGTGTGCCACCCGCTGTGGCGCATGCGTCCGCGCCGGTCGTGGTGGCCGTCGCCGTCGCGGCGGTCGTCAACGAAGTCATTTTGACCGGCAGTTCCGAAGCCGCCCGCCGCGTCTTCGGCGCGCAGAACAACGGCACGCAGCCCGGCGTTGTACAACCGTTCGAAGCCGAACGTTCCGGGAGCCCGGAATCCGCGTCGAGATGGGAGACGCTGGGTCTGCAGGGCCGGTCCTTCGTCGCCGGCGGCGTGGGACCCGCGGAACTCGCCAAAATCAACGGGGGCCGCGCGCAGGTGCCGGTCCGGGTCTACGCCGGCTTGGAGTCCGCGCCGGACACCGCGGCCCGGGTGAGGCTGATCCTCGACGAGCTTGACCGCACCAGAGCCTGGGATCGGCGGATCCTCGTCGTGGCGGGTGCCACCGGAACAGGCTGGATCAATCCTGTCGCCGCCGAGTCCATCGAGCTGATGTACAACGGAGATTCGGCCATCGCGGCGATGCAGTATTCATTTCTGCCCAGCTGGATCTCCTTCCTCGTCGACCGCTCCGCCGCGACGGCAGTAGGCGACGCGCTTATCACTGCCATTCACCAGCGGTGGTCGGAGATGCCCGAGGACAGACGTCCCCGGCTGGTCGTCTACGGCGAAAGCCTCGGATCTCAGTCCGCGGAGGCCGCCTACGGCGATCTGAGCGATCTGCGCCGATCGGTTGACGGAGCCCTGTTTGTGGGTCCACCGAACTCCAACCGCCTCTGGCGCGACGTTGAGGACCGACGCGACCCCGGCACTACGGAGGTGCTGCCCACCTACGCTGGAGGATTAGTCGTCAGGTTCGCGTCAAACAGGAACAATCTTGCTGTGCTGGGCACCAACTCGCCGCACGCGATCACCGAACCATGGCTTCAACCACGAGTGTTGTACCTGCAGCACGCATCCGACCCCATCGTGTGGTGGAGCCCCGAGCTGCTGTGGTCGCGGCCGGACTGGTTGGCCGAAGCGCCCGGCGATGACCGGATCGGCGCGATGCGGTGGTACCCCATCGTGACGTTCTGGCAGGTGACCGCCGATCTCACCCGTGCACAGTCCCAACCGCCCGGATATGGGCACAACTACGACGACCTGATTCCCTACGCGCTGGCCGCGGTTGCCGCGCCGCCAGGCTGGACCGCGGCAGACACTCAACGCGTGTCCCAGACGCTGGAGGCCGACGCACCGAACCGAAGCCGGTGA
- a CDS encoding heavy metal translocating P-type ATPase, with the protein MTTHVTSAENRQHDVELVIGGMTCASCAARIEKKLNRMDGVSATVNFATETAKASFADTVELEDIVAAVEATGYTATLARPQQAAPAEVTSVEPDEAGAWRQRLLVSSVLTVPVVALSMIPALQFDNWQWLTLTLASPVVVWGALPFHRAAWTNLRHGAATMDTLISVGVVAAYLWSLWALFFTHAGMTGMKMTFDLLTTGEAEPHIYLEVASAVTTFILAGRYFEARAKRQSGAALRALLGLGVKDVAVLRGGSSETRIPISELAVGDQFVIRPGEKIATDGVVVAGTSAVDASMLTGEPVPVEVEPGDNVIGATVNAGGRLVVRATRVGADTQLAQMARLVSDAQNGKAQVQRLADRVSAVFVPIVIGLALITLAGWLLTGNSVTAAFTAAVAVLIIACPCALGLATPTALLVGTGRGAQLGILIKGPQILESTRRVDSIVLDKTGTVTTGRMAVASVHSPEGESDVQALRLAGAIEHASEHPIGQAIAAHAAALGELPSVDNFENHGGQGVSGAVDGHAVLAGRYSWLRDQWALSAPEPLQRAADEAETLGRTPVWIAWDGRIRAVIVVSDSVKATSAAAISELRGLGLRPVLLTGDNYRAARSVADEVGIDEVVAEVLPAEKVDVIKKLQREGRVVAMVGDGVNDAAALAQADLGLAMGTGTDVAIEASDLTLVRGDLRAAPDAIRLARATLRTIKGNLFWAFAYNVAALPLAAAGLLNPLIAGAAMAFSSVFVVSNSLRLRRFTPTR; encoded by the coding sequence ATGACGACCCACGTCACGTCAGCCGAGAACCGCCAGCACGATGTAGAACTGGTGATCGGCGGGATGACCTGCGCCTCGTGTGCTGCGCGGATTGAGAAGAAGCTCAACCGGATGGACGGTGTCAGCGCCACAGTCAACTTCGCCACCGAGACAGCGAAGGCCTCCTTCGCCGACACGGTGGAACTCGAGGACATCGTCGCGGCCGTCGAGGCGACCGGCTACACCGCTACCCTTGCCCGCCCGCAGCAAGCAGCACCCGCCGAGGTAACGTCCGTGGAGCCTGACGAGGCGGGCGCCTGGCGGCAGCGACTTCTCGTATCCTCGGTGCTCACGGTGCCCGTGGTAGCGCTCTCAATGATCCCGGCGCTGCAATTCGACAACTGGCAATGGTTGACGCTGACTTTGGCCTCACCTGTAGTGGTCTGGGGCGCCTTGCCATTTCACCGCGCCGCGTGGACCAACCTGCGCCACGGCGCCGCCACGATGGACACACTGATCTCTGTCGGTGTTGTCGCCGCCTATCTGTGGTCACTGTGGGCGCTATTCTTCACCCACGCTGGCATGACTGGCATGAAGATGACGTTCGACCTGCTGACGACGGGCGAGGCCGAACCCCACATCTATCTCGAAGTCGCGTCGGCAGTCACCACTTTCATCCTCGCCGGCCGGTATTTCGAAGCCCGTGCCAAGCGACAATCCGGTGCAGCGCTGCGCGCTCTGCTCGGCCTCGGTGTCAAAGACGTCGCGGTGCTGCGCGGCGGATCGAGCGAAACCCGCATCCCCATCAGCGAACTCGCCGTCGGAGACCAGTTCGTCATACGGCCCGGTGAAAAGATCGCGACTGACGGCGTTGTCGTCGCCGGTACCTCAGCGGTTGACGCCTCCATGCTTACCGGGGAACCCGTGCCCGTCGAGGTCGAACCAGGCGACAACGTCATCGGCGCGACCGTCAACGCCGGCGGGCGCCTCGTCGTGCGCGCGACCCGTGTTGGTGCCGACACCCAACTGGCGCAGATGGCGCGGCTGGTAAGTGACGCCCAGAACGGCAAGGCGCAGGTGCAGCGCCTCGCCGACCGGGTCTCGGCGGTGTTCGTGCCCATCGTGATTGGGCTTGCGCTTATCACCTTGGCCGGCTGGCTGCTGACGGGGAACTCGGTGACCGCCGCCTTCACCGCAGCCGTCGCGGTGTTGATCATCGCGTGCCCATGCGCGCTGGGGCTGGCTACACCGACGGCGTTGCTCGTCGGCACCGGACGCGGAGCCCAACTCGGGATTTTGATCAAGGGCCCGCAGATCCTCGAATCAACTCGCCGAGTCGACTCGATCGTTCTGGACAAGACCGGCACCGTCACGACCGGTCGGATGGCCGTCGCCTCGGTGCACTCGCCCGAAGGTGAGTCCGATGTGCAGGCACTGCGGCTGGCCGGCGCTATCGAGCATGCATCCGAACACCCGATCGGCCAAGCCATCGCCGCACACGCCGCTGCACTGGGAGAGCTGCCCTCTGTTGATAATTTTGAAAACCACGGCGGCCAAGGCGTTTCAGGTGCCGTAGACGGCCACGCCGTCCTAGCTGGGCGATATAGCTGGCTGCGCGACCAGTGGGCGCTCAGCGCGCCCGAACCGCTACAGCGGGCCGCCGACGAGGCGGAGACACTGGGCCGCACTCCCGTCTGGATCGCCTGGGACGGGCGGATCCGGGCGGTGATCGTCGTCTCCGACTCCGTGAAGGCCACCTCGGCGGCGGCGATCAGTGAATTACGCGGCCTCGGTCTGCGCCCGGTGCTCCTCACCGGCGACAACTACCGAGCCGCCCGCAGCGTGGCCGACGAGGTTGGCATCGATGAGGTCGTCGCCGAGGTCCTGCCCGCCGAGAAGGTGGACGTCATCAAGAAATTGCAGCGCGAGGGCCGAGTTGTGGCGATGGTCGGCGACGGCGTCAACGATGCCGCCGCGCTGGCGCAAGCCGACCTCGGTTTGGCCATGGGTACCGGCACCGACGTCGCGATCGAAGCCTCCGACCTCACCCTGGTGCGCGGTGATTTGCGCGCCGCCCCGGACGCGATCCGGCTAGCCCGCGCCACGTTGCGCACCATTAAAGGAAACCTGTTTTGGGCATTCGCCTACAACGTGGCGGCACTGCCGCTGGCGGCCGCCGGGTTGCTCAACCCGTTGATCGCCGGCGCCGCGATGGCCTTCAGCTCGGTATTCGTCGTGAGCAACAGCTTGCGACTCCGCCGATTCACACCTACTCGATAA
- a CDS encoding polyphosphate kinase 2 family protein: protein MTHKKAPPGWATSPSRSLRAGSGGTCLADLDAASTPGFSGGKSEAASLLETRGRYLNELQEMLYANAVSGQGRSVLLVLQGMDTAGKGGIIRHVLGLVNPEGIDHAPFGVPTAEERQHHFLWRTYKALPRLGHIGVFDRSHYEDVLVARVHRLVPEAVWETRYGEINDFERQLANQGTVIVKVAMFVSLAEQKNRLLARLRDPEKNWKYDRKDVEERLLWPHYQEAYQAILDRTSTDVAPWHVVPCDHKWYSRLAVAELLIDALEGMELAWPTPIYDVDEEIARVMRS, encoded by the coding sequence ATGACACACAAGAAGGCCCCGCCCGGGTGGGCCACATCGCCGTCCCGTTCGCTGCGGGCGGGATCAGGCGGCACCTGTCTGGCCGATCTGGACGCGGCGTCGACCCCCGGCTTCTCGGGTGGAAAATCAGAAGCCGCGTCGCTGTTGGAGACGCGAGGCCGCTACCTGAACGAACTTCAAGAGATGCTCTACGCAAACGCCGTGTCGGGCCAGGGACGTTCTGTGCTTCTCGTGCTGCAAGGTATGGATACCGCAGGAAAGGGCGGCATCATTCGCCACGTGCTCGGGCTGGTCAATCCGGAAGGCATCGACCACGCCCCCTTCGGCGTCCCGACGGCCGAGGAACGTCAGCATCATTTTTTGTGGCGTACCTACAAAGCACTACCGCGACTCGGGCACATCGGCGTGTTCGATCGCTCTCATTACGAGGATGTCCTCGTCGCGCGGGTGCATCGCCTCGTTCCCGAAGCAGTATGGGAGACGCGCTACGGGGAGATCAACGATTTCGAACGCCAGCTGGCAAATCAAGGAACGGTGATCGTGAAGGTAGCGATGTTCGTCTCACTGGCCGAGCAAAAGAATCGGTTGTTGGCCAGATTGCGTGACCCAGAAAAGAATTGGAAATACGACCGCAAAGACGTCGAGGAGCGCTTGCTGTGGCCCCACTACCAGGAGGCCTATCAGGCGATTTTGGATAGAACGTCCACCGACGTCGCACCCTGGCATGTCGTGCCATGTGACCACAAATGGTACAGCCGCCTCGCCGTCGCCGAACTGCTGATCGATGCGCTCGAGGGGATGGAACTTGCTTGGCCCACACCAATCTATGACGTAGACGAAGAGATCGCCAGAGTGATGCGCAGCTGA
- a CDS encoding heavy metal translocating P-type ATPase, which translates to MTRRIVLNVGGLSWASSAAVVEATLLRRPGVFAVAANAINQTATVTYDPARTSVTELSTWVRDCGYHCAGRSVPDHVCDPMSEPTTGAATVENAPPTAAPAQAAGDAMHDGHAVHEMPAEHEMRAGRSPQQMMGHGGGHAEMSMDAMVRDMRNRFLVALVLSVPITLWSPMGRDMFGFTAPAPFGLRDDVFTLILSLPVVFYSAWIFFDGAYRALKARTLDMMVLVAVAVGAGWLYSVAVTLTGGGEVFYEAATVLTAFVLLGHWFEMRARGGANDAIRTLLQLAPPMAEVLRDGEPVEIPTAQVVAGDLLLIRPGGKIPVDGTVEDGISEVDESMVTGESLPVTKEPGSQVIGASINTTGTLRVRATKVGSDTVLAQIVAMVQEAQNSKAPGQRLADRAAFWLVLVALIGGTATFLAWWLFGASVQTALLFAITVVVITCPDALGLATPTAIMVGTGLGAKRGVLFKNATALETSARIDTVVMDKTGTLTKGEPEVTDVVTEGIGEDDLLALVAAVERESEHPLAGAIVRYADERRTARLPLNGFRNVPGHGATAQVDGRRVAVGNRKLMISENVDLGALSAQRDELASTGRTAVLVAVDSRGVGVIALADAARETSAEAVTALHDLGVEVVMLSGDNQATAERIGGQLGIDTVIAEVLPGDKATKIAELQRAGKKVAMVGDGVNDAPALAQADLGIAIGAGTDVAIETADLVLMRSDPLDVPVALRIGRGTLHKMRQNLGWAVGYNVIALPIAAGVFEPSLGLVLRPEIAALSMSGSSLIVAVNALMLKRLKLPAPPQPQPSPRTPAPEHIPTDPRSGAQ; encoded by the coding sequence ATGACCCGAAGGATCGTTTTGAACGTGGGCGGCCTTAGCTGGGCAAGCTCGGCAGCAGTCGTCGAGGCCACCCTGCTACGCCGCCCAGGCGTCTTCGCGGTTGCGGCCAACGCCATCAACCAGACCGCCACGGTCACCTACGACCCCGCCCGGACGTCGGTCACCGAACTGTCGACCTGGGTGCGCGACTGCGGCTACCACTGCGCCGGCCGTTCGGTGCCCGATCACGTCTGCGACCCGATGTCGGAGCCAACGACTGGGGCAGCGACGGTCGAGAACGCGCCGCCCACCGCTGCCCCGGCGCAAGCCGCCGGGGACGCGATGCACGACGGGCACGCGGTACATGAGATGCCCGCCGAACACGAGATGCGCGCCGGGCGCTCGCCCCAGCAAATGATGGGCCACGGCGGCGGCCACGCCGAGATGTCAATGGACGCGATGGTCCGCGACATGCGTAACCGCTTCCTGGTGGCGCTGGTGTTGTCGGTCCCCATCACGTTGTGGTCGCCGATGGGTCGCGACATGTTCGGGTTCACGGCGCCAGCACCGTTCGGCCTGCGCGATGACGTGTTCACCCTGATTCTCAGTCTGCCGGTGGTGTTCTACTCGGCCTGGATCTTCTTCGACGGCGCCTACCGGGCGCTGAAGGCGCGGACCCTGGACATGATGGTGCTCGTCGCAGTCGCGGTGGGGGCGGGCTGGCTGTACAGCGTCGCAGTCACCCTCACCGGCGGCGGCGAGGTGTTCTATGAGGCCGCCACCGTGCTGACCGCATTCGTGTTGCTGGGGCACTGGTTCGAGATGCGCGCCCGCGGCGGCGCGAACGACGCCATCCGCACGCTGCTGCAACTGGCCCCGCCGATGGCGGAGGTGCTGCGCGATGGCGAACCGGTCGAGATTCCGACCGCGCAGGTAGTGGCAGGGGATCTGCTGCTCATTCGCCCTGGCGGGAAGATCCCGGTCGATGGCACGGTCGAAGACGGCATCTCTGAGGTGGATGAGTCGATGGTCACCGGGGAGAGCTTGCCGGTCACCAAAGAGCCCGGCTCCCAGGTGATCGGGGCCTCGATCAACACCACCGGCACGCTGCGGGTCCGAGCCACCAAGGTGGGCTCCGATACCGTGCTCGCCCAGATCGTCGCCATGGTCCAGGAAGCACAGAACTCCAAGGCCCCAGGACAGCGGCTCGCCGACCGCGCCGCCTTCTGGCTGGTGCTGGTCGCACTGATCGGCGGCACAGCGACATTCCTAGCGTGGTGGCTGTTCGGCGCAAGTGTGCAGACGGCGCTGCTGTTCGCGATCACCGTCGTCGTGATCACCTGCCCCGACGCGTTGGGGCTAGCCACCCCGACGGCAATCATGGTCGGCACCGGCCTGGGCGCAAAACGCGGCGTGCTGTTCAAAAATGCCACAGCGCTGGAAACCTCGGCGCGGATCGACACCGTGGTGATGGACAAGACCGGCACGCTGACCAAGGGCGAACCGGAGGTCACCGATGTCGTGACCGAGGGTATCGGCGAGGATGACCTGCTGGCTTTAGTCGCCGCGGTCGAACGCGAATCCGAACATCCCCTCGCCGGGGCGATCGTCCGCTACGCCGACGAGCGGCGAACTGCGCGGCTGCCGCTGAATGGCTTCCGCAACGTTCCCGGGCACGGCGCGACCGCCCAGGTCGACGGGCGCCGTGTCGCAGTCGGCAACCGCAAGCTCATGATCAGCGAGAACGTGGACTTAGGTGCGCTGAGCGCGCAACGAGACGAGCTGGCCTCGACCGGCCGGACCGCGGTGCTCGTCGCGGTCGACAGCCGCGGCGTCGGGGTTATTGCGCTGGCCGATGCCGCCCGGGAAACCTCAGCCGAGGCCGTCACCGCACTGCATGACCTGGGCGTCGAAGTAGTCATGCTCAGTGGCGACAACCAAGCCACAGCTGAACGCATAGGCGGACAGCTCGGCATCGACACCGTCATCGCCGAAGTGTTGCCCGGGGATAAAGCCACCAAGATCGCTGAGCTGCAGCGGGCTGGCAAGAAGGTCGCCATGGTCGGCGACGGCGTCAACGACGCCCCCGCCCTGGCGCAAGCCGACCTAGGCATCGCGATCGGCGCCGGCACCGACGTGGCGATCGAAACCGCAGACCTGGTGCTGATGCGTTCGGATCCGCTCGACGTGCCGGTCGCACTGCGGATCGGGCGGGGCACCCTGCACAAAATGCGGCAGAACCTGGGCTGGGCGGTCGGCTACAACGTTATCGCCCTGCCGATCGCCGCCGGTGTCTTCGAACCCTCACTGGGGCTAGTGCTTCGCCCCGAGATCGCTGCCCTGTCGATGTCGGGCTCCAGCCTCATCGTTGCGGTCAACGCGCTGATGCTCAAACGGCTCAAGCTGCCCGCCCCGCCGCAACCCCAACCGAGCCCACGGACTCCGGCGCCCGAACACATACCAACAGATCCACGCTCAGGGGCCCAGTAA
- a CDS encoding pyridoxamine 5'-phosphate oxidase family protein, translated as MNVDFDFVENALRKATFGTLSTLTELGAPHATGVVFAVSSPGEPLALFVTTRTSTRKVQNLRAHSDVAFVAPVPHRFVPMFPPRVIQFMGTATVVSDDDEQANRAFAGSWFLRRILATERRIVSEGGDLCFIRIRPERTLFTYAMGMSLLDILRRPRGAIGRVKIPEARQ; from the coding sequence GTGAACGTCGACTTCGACTTCGTCGAAAACGCTCTAAGGAAAGCGACGTTCGGCACGCTGTCGACACTGACCGAACTGGGCGCACCGCATGCGACCGGTGTGGTGTTCGCGGTTTCGTCACCGGGTGAGCCGTTGGCCCTGTTTGTCACGACGCGGACGTCCACCCGTAAGGTGCAGAATCTTCGTGCACATTCCGATGTGGCCTTCGTTGCACCTGTCCCGCATCGCTTCGTCCCTATGTTCCCGCCGCGCGTGATCCAGTTCATGGGTACCGCGACAGTAGTTTCCGATGATGATGAGCAAGCCAATCGGGCATTCGCGGGGTCGTGGTTCCTGCGCCGAATACTCGCCACGGAGCGACGCATCGTGAGCGAGGGCGGCGACCTGTGTTTCATTCGTATCCGTCCCGAACGTACCTTGTTCACGTATGCCATGGGCATGTCCCTTCTGGACATCCTGCGGCGGCCGCGCGGAGCGATCGGTCGGGTGAAGATCCCCGAGGCACGGCAATGA